In Stegostoma tigrinum isolate sSteTig4 chromosome 7, sSteTig4.hap1, whole genome shotgun sequence, one genomic interval encodes:
- the LOC125454493 gene encoding secreted phosphoprotein 24-like — MKVFLLTIAAVQILHCSGKPSPKDALRVSVLKLNRITETSNLCGITRRRVKDIYRTGKLSYNVDLTFSVKETVCSKNSGLEFDDPSCRFRTKKSAAKGFCKSHVEYFADEVVDIDVECRGLKTFDSRSGSFESSENSIEVKTRKTSRPGVYKRVKQIKRLVTAGGFKRTLW; from the exons ATGAAGGTCTTCCTCCTCACCATTGCTGCAGTGCAGATTCTCCACTGCTCAG GAAAACCAAGCCCGAAAGATGCTCTGAGAGTGTCTGTTCTAAAACTGAACCGAATCACTGAGACCAGCAATCTGTGCGGGATAACTAGGAGAAGAGTGAAGGAT ATTTATCGCACAGGGAAATTGTCATACAACGTGGATTTAACATTCTCTGTGAAAGAAACCGTCTGCTCCAAGAATTCTGGACTGGAATTTGATGATCCCAGCTGCCGCTTCCGAACCAAAAAGTCTGCA GCGAAAGGATTTTGCAAGAGCCACGTTGAATATTTTGCTGATGAAGTTGTTGACATTGATGTGGAGTGTCGGGGATTGAAGACATTTGACAGCAGAAGTGGATCTTTCGAgtccagtgaaaacagcatcgAG GTGAAAACCAGGAAAACATCTCGCCCAGGAGTCTACAAAC GTGTGAAGCAAATCAAAAGACTGGTCACTGCGGGAGGCTTCAAAC GAACACTGTGGTGA